The Phycisphaeraceae bacterium genome segment CGGCACAGGTTGCGATCGCGCCCGCGACAGTGGTTCCGGCGGACGCGCCGCGGACGAGCAGCGGGCCGAGATCACGCGCCGAGGCCTTGAACACGGCGGGGTCGCATGCCAGTTCCGCGATCGCGCTCTCGCTCAGCCCCGCACGGAGCGCACCGCGAAGCACGGCGGTGAGAGCCGGTGCGGCGCCCGCGGCGAGGACCGCGCGCGACATGGCGCGGGCCGCCTCGACATTGATCGGCTCGCCCGGCCGCCACCTGTCGTGGGGCAGGGGTAGAGTCGCCGGCCACGGGGTGCGCGGAAGCCCATGCGTCACCACCGCCGTCTCCAGGCCGACCACCGGGCGGCCTTCGGTCAACGCGGCCGCGACTTCAGTGCTCAGTTCGATCATGGTGGTGCGTGGCTTCAACGTGTTGCGTGAACACGTTTCATCGTCGCCTCAGGCGCATGCGTCCGCCAAGACGGCGCGGCGGCGGGGAGACCGGCACCACGCCGCCGGGGAATCGCGTGGGATCCTGAGCGTCCTCGGGCGTCACGGGCAGTGGAAGGTGGCGCGAATGATGCATGGCGCCGCGGGTGGCCACTTCCTCGGCGCGCTCGCGCTCGGCGAGCACCTCGGCGGGGATGGGGCCCGGAATGAAGTCCGGATAGTCCTTGCGGGGCACCTCGCGATTGATGAGCAGTTCGATCGAGGTGAGCAGTTCGCCCTCCTCCGGCGTGACGAATGTCCACGCCACACCGTTGCGTCCCAGCCGGGCGGTGCGCCCGATGCGATGCACGTAGACCTCGGGATCGACGGGAATGTCGTAGTTGATGACGTGGGAGATGCCGGAGACGTCCAGTCCGCGCGAGGCGACGTCGGAGGCGATGAGGACGGAGAGTTTTCCGCCTCGCAGTTTCTCCATCACCTGGTCGCGTTTGCGCTGGTACATGTCGCCGTGGATGGAATGGGCCTCGATGCCGTGCTTGGTCAGGAAGGCGGTGACGCGGTCGACCTCGCGCTTGGTGGCGCAGAAGACCACGGTCAGCGCCGGCTCCTCGTGCGTGAGCAGGTGGAGCAGCAGCCGCCGTTTGTCCCACCGCTGCACGATGAAGTGCGTCTGATCGACCTGGGCCACGGTGAGCGAGCCGTCGGTGCTGACCAGCTTCTCCGGGTCGCGCATGAACTTGCGGGCCAGCGACTCGATCTCGGGCGAGATGGTCGCCGAAACGAAGATCGTCTGTCGCTGGGTGGGGATGCGCGAGAGGATGCGGCGGATATCGTCCCGGAAGCCGATGTCAAGCATCCGGTCCACTTCGTCCAGCACGACGAAGCGCACCTTGTCGTAGGGCAGTTCGCCGGACTGGTGCAGGTCCATGACGCGGCCTGGGGTGCCCACGATGATGGCGGGGTTCTTGAGCAGGCGCGAGATCTGGGCGTGGCGTCGTTCGCCGCCGTAGATGGGCGTCACCCGCACGTGCGTGTGTCGGGCGAAATCGCGCAGCTCGCGGCTGACCTGAAGGGCCAGTTCGCGCGTGGGGACGAGGATGATGGCCTGGAGACCGCCCTCGGGATCGACTTGATTGATGAGCGGCAGCCCGAAGGCCGCCGTCTTGCCCGTGCCCGTCTTGGCCTGGCCCAGCACGTCCTTTCCGGCCAGCACGGGGGGAATCAGCATCCCCTGGATGCCGGTAGGTCGTTCGAAGCCCTTTTCGTGCAGGCCGCGCAGGATCTCGGGTTTCAGGCCGATGGATTCAAAGGTGACGTCAGAGCAGAAAATGCGTTCTTGCATGCGTGTGCTTTGTCGGACGCCAGGATCGGCGTGTTGACCCGCCCCTGTCCGGATCGCCCGGAACTCCCCGCACGATGGCCCGATGCGGGCGATGGTGTGGACTGGCTGTCGGGCGGTCGCCGCAGCGTCGATTGAATCTGATGATAGGATCACGGCGTGGTCGATACCACCGGTGCGCAGCGGAAGCGCCCGATCGACCCCCGGGCCGCGTTCCCGGGGAAGCGCCACGGCCGGCCATGCGAGCAACCAGCGTCATCCAGATCGACCTGTCGGCGATTGACCACAACATGCGGGTGATTCGCCGCATGGTGGGGCCGGACGTATCCATCTGCTGCATTGTGAAGGCCGACGCCTACGGGCTGGGGGCCGCTCGACTGATCCGTCGCCTTGAAACGGGGGGCGTGGGGGATGCGGGTGGTGGCGGAAACGGGGGGGGTGGGGCGGCGTTGCTCGCCGTCTATTCCACCGAGCAGGCGGCGGACCTGGTTCGCGGGGCCGTCACCGTACCCGTGCTCGTGCTCATGCCGGTGTGGGAGATGGACCGCACGGACGAGTTGTACCGGGCGATGGTTTCAGGCCGTCTTCATGTGACGGTGCATGGCGAACGGCACCTGGAGGCGGTGGCCCGCATCGCCGAGCGGTTCGGCGCCACGGTGCCCGTTCACCTGGAGATCGACACGGGGCTGACCCGTGGAGGGATGGGGCTTGATGAAGCCGCCCGTGTCCTGCGGCGCGTGGCGGGAAGCCGCTGGCTTCGCCTGGCCGGACTCTTCACGCACTTCGCCAGCCCGACGACGGACCAGCCATCCACCGATCGGCAGATGCGGCAATTCAGCGATTTTCTGAGCGCCAACGAGCCGTGCATTCCGGCAGACTGCATCATTCACGCCGCCAGCACGGGGGCAGTCATCCGGCATCCGCGCTATCACGCGGGCATGGTGCGCATCGGGCTGGCATGGATGGGGTACGCGGTGGAGACGATCGAGTCGGGCGAAGTGCTGCCCGAGGCCGCCGAACTCCAGCCGGTCGTCACCTGGGCGTCCCGCATCGTGCATCTCCGCGAGGTGCCGGTGGGCGCCTCAGTGGGGTACGGCGGTCGCTGGCGAGCGTCCCGAGCGTCGCGCCTCGCGCTTGTTCCGGTTGGATACGCGGACGGCTATCCCACCGCGTGCGGGGGCCGCGATGGAGAAACCCCCGGCATGGTGGCCGTTCTCGTCGCAACCGGGCCAACGCTGCGGCGGTGCTGGGCGCCGGTCGTCGGCGCCGTTAGCATGGATCAGATCACCATCGATGTGACCGA includes the following:
- a CDS encoding DEAD/DEAH box helicase, giving the protein MQERIFCSDVTFESIGLKPEILRGLHEKGFERPTGIQGMLIPPVLAGKDVLGQAKTGTGKTAAFGLPLINQVDPEGGLQAIILVPTRELALQVSRELRDFARHTHVRVTPIYGGERRHAQISRLLKNPAIIVGTPGRVMDLHQSGELPYDKVRFVVLDEVDRMLDIGFRDDIRRILSRIPTQRQTIFVSATISPEIESLARKFMRDPEKLVSTDGSLTVAQVDQTHFIVQRWDKRRLLLHLLTHEEPALTVVFCATKREVDRVTAFLTKHGIEAHSIHGDMYQRKRDQVMEKLRGGKLSVLIASDVASRGLDVSGISHVINYDIPVDPEVYVHRIGRTARLGRNGVAWTFVTPEEGELLTSIELLINREVPRKDYPDFIPGPIPAEVLAERERAEEVATRGAMHHSRHLPLPVTPEDAQDPTRFPGGVVPVSPPPRRLGGRMRLRRR
- the alr gene encoding alanine racemase, which encodes MRATSVIQIDLSAIDHNMRVIRRMVGPDVSICCIVKADAYGLGAARLIRRLETGGVGDAGGGGNGGGGAALLAVYSTEQAADLVRGAVTVPVLVLMPVWEMDRTDELYRAMVSGRLHVTVHGERHLEAVARIAERFGATVPVHLEIDTGLTRGGMGLDEAARVLRRVAGSRWLRLAGLFTHFASPTTDQPSTDRQMRQFSDFLSANEPCIPADCIIHAASTGAVIRHPRYHAGMVRIGLAWMGYAVETIESGEVLPEAAELQPVVTWASRIVHLREVPVGASVGYGGRWRASRASRLALVPVGYADGYPTACGGRDGETPGMVAVLVATGPTLRRCWAPVVGAVSMDQITIDVTDLPEVGVGTTVELISPDPDAPNHLPTIARRAGLIAHDMLCRLNPRIRRVHVVRPPLIEPKPAALPGLTALHVEQAAESRESAQSVG